The Leptospira sp. WS39.C2 genome contains a region encoding:
- a CDS encoding histidine kinase: MAKPFVELEAQIPDLVKAKSKIVVRSSRMNRQLEQYVLGLITNILSEVGQSQFVEMLYTISKELTINGIKANQKRVFFEDEGLDITDESDYFKGIKEYSKKFSEKMADEYGKRCLARGVYVQIKFHYCLDGLLVEVTNNTPVIKTEEVRMREKMKKSMNYNDIAEFYMDNMDNTEGAGLGIALIMILLKNEGVDPNLFRIITHADRTVARVEIPFNDNYVSFRSAELAEI; the protein is encoded by the coding sequence GTGGCGAAACCGTTTGTAGAATTAGAAGCACAAATCCCCGATTTAGTAAAGGCAAAATCGAAAATTGTCGTCCGTTCGTCACGGATGAACCGCCAACTCGAACAATATGTGCTCGGACTCATTACAAATATCTTAAGTGAAGTAGGACAATCCCAATTTGTTGAAATGCTTTATACCATTTCCAAAGAACTTACCATCAACGGAATCAAAGCCAACCAAAAACGGGTGTTCTTCGAAGACGAAGGTCTCGACATCACGGACGAATCCGACTATTTCAAAGGGATCAAAGAATATTCCAAAAAGTTCTCAGAAAAAATGGCTGATGAATATGGGAAACGTTGCCTTGCTCGTGGTGTGTATGTCCAAATCAAATTCCACTATTGTTTGGATGGACTTCTTGTAGAAGTCACGAATAATACTCCTGTCATCAAAACCGAAGAAGTTAGGATGAGAGAAAAAATGAAAAAGTCCATGAACTATAATGACATCGCAGAGTTTTATATGGACAATATGGACAATACAGAAGGTGCTGGGCTCGGGATTGCTCTTATCATGATCTTACTAAAAAACGAAGGTGTTGACCCTAACCTATTTCGCATCATCACACATGCGGACAGAACAGTTGCACGAGTCGAAATTCCATTTAACGACAATTATGTGTCGTTTCGCAGTGCTGAACTAGCAGAGATTTAA
- a CDS encoding SDR family NAD(P)-dependent oxidoreductase, whose translation MELKGANILVTGSAGGLGKAMAYRLGKAGANIILSDIQKDKLDETVALFQKDGIKTTGIVANVAKEEDSIRLIEEAAAFQGSLDVAILNAGILRDGLLIRVDKETGKVKGKMGLDQWQSVIDVNLTGVFLTGREAAAKMVEQKKGVIIPIASIAMHGNSGQTNYSAAKAGVAAMTVTWSKELAKFGVRVAGIAPGFIGTEMVLKDMNPEALAKWKSIIPVGRLGEPDEIASSAEFIIMNDLVTGVVLEISGGVRI comes from the coding sequence ATGGAATTAAAAGGTGCAAACATTCTCGTCACTGGTTCAGCTGGTGGACTCGGAAAGGCAATGGCTTACCGATTGGGTAAGGCAGGTGCCAATATCATACTCTCAGACATCCAAAAAGACAAATTGGACGAAACGGTCGCTCTCTTTCAAAAAGATGGGATCAAAACTACTGGTATTGTTGCAAACGTTGCTAAGGAAGAAGATAGCATACGTCTCATAGAAGAAGCTGCCGCCTTCCAAGGCAGTTTAGACGTTGCGATTCTCAATGCAGGCATTTTACGTGATGGCCTACTCATCCGTGTGGACAAAGAAACTGGTAAAGTCAAAGGAAAGATGGGCCTTGACCAATGGCAATCTGTCATAGATGTCAATTTGACTGGAGTTTTTTTGACTGGTAGAGAAGCTGCGGCAAAAATGGTAGAACAAAAAAAAGGTGTCATCATCCCAATCGCATCGATTGCCATGCATGGAAACTCAGGCCAAACCAATTATAGTGCAGCAAAAGCTGGAGTTGCCGCGATGACTGTCACTTGGTCAAAAGAACTTGCGAAGTTTGGTGTGAGAGTGGCAGGGATTGCTCCTGGTTTTATTGGTACCGAAATGGTTTTAAAAGATATGAACCCAGAAGCCCTCGCAAAGTGGAAATCAATCATCCCTGTGGGAAGGCTTGGTGAACCAGATGAAATTGCGTCCAGTGCAGAGTTTATCATCATGAACGATCTTGTCACTGGTGTGGTTTTAGAAATTTCTGGTGGAGTTCGAATCTAA
- a CDS encoding helix-turn-helix transcriptional regulator, whose protein sequence is MKIKTELSKQQLEQAIKGIQGIAHPIRLLILYTLAKEEKTVGQLVELLGTSQSAASQHLSKMKNNGILESRKSSNQVFYRLKDAKFKDLIQTIVKVYKK, encoded by the coding sequence ATGAAAATAAAAACAGAACTTTCGAAACAACAATTGGAACAAGCAATAAAAGGAATTCAAGGGATAGCTCACCCGATTCGCTTACTTATCCTTTATACCTTGGCAAAAGAAGAAAAAACCGTAGGCCAACTTGTAGAACTACTTGGAACAAGCCAGTCAGCCGCTTCCCAACACTTAAGCAAAATGAAAAACAATGGAATATTGGAATCAAGAAAGTCTTCGAACCAAGTATTCTATCGATTGAAAGATGCAAAGTTCAAAGATTTAATCCAAACCATCGTAAAAGTGTACAAAAAGTAA